The sequence TGAGTAATCCCAGGAGTGCATCTGACGGAAAGGGATACCCATTTTCTGGAAGATATACTTTTCCTTAATACCAGAACCGATCAGGTCTGGCTTAACCTTTTTAACAAACTCTTCGAACTCATAGCCGGTAACATCATCGTACAGCAGAGTCGCATTACCCATTTCTTGCAGAGTACGGTCGTAGTCATCGTTGTGACCAAATTCATAACCGGTACCAACAACTTCCATGCCGAGATCTTCGTATGCACCGATCACGTGACGTGGACGCAGGCCGCCAACGTACAACATGACGCGCTTACCTTCGAGGCGTGGACGGAATTTGTCGATCACAGACTGCCATTCTGGCTGGTACTTAGCGAGTACTTCTTCACACTTAGCCTGAATGCTTTCGTCGAATTGCGCTGCAATTTTGCGCAGAGATTCAGCAGTTTTGGTTGGGCCGAAGAAGTTGTACTCCATCCAGGGGATACCATATTTCTCTTCCATATGGCGAGAAATGTAGTTCATGGAACGGTAGCAGTGAACCAGGTTCAACTTAACTTTTGGTGTCAGCTCCATTTCAGACAAGGTGCCATCACCAGACCACTGGGCAACCACGCGCAAGCCCATTTCTTCAAGCAAAATACGTGAAGACCAAGCGTCACCACCGATGTTGTAGTCACCGATAATTGCTACGTCGTAGTCGGTTTGCTCGAAGCTGTTATCTTCGTCGCGTGCGCCCAACACCCAGTCGCGAACCGAGTCGTTAGCAATGTGGTGACCCAAAGACTGAGACACACCGCGGAAACCTTCGCAGCGAACAGGAACAACAGTTTTACCGTGCTCTTTCTGCTTGGATTTAGCCACAGCTTCAATATCGTCACCGATCAAACCAATCGGACATTCGGATTGGATAGTGATGCCTTTGTTCAGTGGGAACAATGTTTCGATTTCGTCAATCAACTTAGCAAGTTTCTTGTCGCCACCGAAAACGATGTCTTTTTCCTGGAAGTCGGAAGTGAAGTTCATGGTAACAAAGGCATTAATACCTGTAGTACCAATGTAGTAGTTACGACGTCCAGCACGTGAATACTGTCCACAACCAACAGGGCCGTGTGAGATATGAATCATATCTTTTACCGGACCCCAAACAACACCCTTAGAACCCGCATAAGCACAACCACGAATGGTCATCAAGCCAGGCAAGGACTTTTTGTTGGAAGTGATACATTTTTTGCTTTGTTCCAAAGAAGTATCGTTAGGTGAAAGGTGCTTTTCACGATTCTTCTTAGCTTTTTCTGGATAAACTTCCAGAACTTCTGATATGAGGGCTTCAACCTCGTCGCGTGACATTTCAGACATGATTGTGTCTCCTGAAAGTGTGTTTTCGGGTAATAGGAGCACAAGGATTTGTGCTCCTAGCTAGGCTATTTCGCCCGCCCCGCCGTGAACTTCCTGGACTAACAGCAGGGTTGCTTAATTAAGCGTCGAGCTCAGCTGCTGTTTTACCGATTACGCTTTCGTCTTCTTCTTCAAGAATACCGAAGTCCATCAACAGTTCTTCCAACTCGTCCATAGTTACAGGAGTAGGAATAACCAGTTTTTCGTTGCTGATAATTTTCTGTGCGAGTTCGCGGTACTCATCTGACTGCTTGGCAGCTGGATCGTACTCGATGCAAGTCATACGACGGATCTCTGCACGCTGTACCACATTGTCGCGAGGGATGAAGTGAATCATCTGAGTACCCAGACGCTCAGCAAGAGCGATAATGAGTTCGTCTTCGCGGTCAGTGTTACGGCTGTTACAGATCAGGCCAGCAAGACGCACGCCGCCAGAGTTGGCGTACTTAACGATACCTTTTGAAATGTTGTTAGCAGCGTACATCGCCATCATTTCGCCAGATACAACGATGTAGATTTCCTGAGCCTTGTTTTCACGAATAGGCATAGCGAAACCACCACATACAACGTCACCCAGTACGTCGTAGAATACGAAGTCGAGATCGTCTTCGTAAGCGCCTTCTTCTTCCAGGAAGTTGATGGCAGTGATTACACCACGACCAGCACAGCCAACGCCGGGCTCTGGACCGCCGGACTCAACGCACTTAACGTCGCCGTAGCCAACTTTCAATACATCTTCCAGTTCCAGGTCTTCAACGGTACCGGCTTCTGCAGCCATTTCCATGATGGTGTTTTGAGCCTTGGCGTGAAGGATAAGACGGGTAGAGTCCGCCTTAGGGTCACAACCAACGATCATTACTTTTTTACCAGCCTCAGCCAGAGCAGCTACAAGGTTTTGAGTAGTGGTAGACTTACCGATACCACCCTTACCGTAAATCGCACATTGACGCATTGCCATGATACTAATCTCCTCAGTTTGTTCGTTTCGCATCGTCTACCCCACGCACGCTGAGCGCAGACATACGCTGGGTTAAGAGCAGGGTTTGTGCCAAAGGCCGCTCGACATATCTAAGCAATTGATTTAAAAGAGATTTATATATTTCACTGGGTTGGCGGGCACCAGTATTGTTAGTTACAAACAAGCCTTTCGTTGTGTCAATAACGACAATGCGACAAAGGTTATTTTTTTAATCAAATGCCGCTCTGATTTTGTAACAAACCCCACATTTTGTTTCTCCCTTCACGTTATTAATCTGCAACGCCAAAAGTTTTTCTTTTAATTTCAATAGCTTTTGATTGGCTTATTAATTGCTCGTGCTGAACCTAATAATTAAATTCATTTTCAATTGCAGGAGTAAGGCTGTGACATCCGATCTTAATCAATTAATAGAAGGTATACGAACAGGCTCCATCGTTCCTTATCTGGGGCCAGGCACGCTCAGCGGTGTAACAAATAAATTGGACGGCGCTGCTATTCCCGCAGATAGTGAAAGCCTGATATTGGCAATGACTAACGGACAACCGATGTCGCCCCGTTTAATGTATGAATTTCCCCGCGCGGCCATGCACCTCGAAAATAAAAAAGGTCGCAGCTTTATCGAAAACTTTTTAACTAAAGTTTATGGCGAAACGCAGTGGAGCACGTCCGAACTACACGTCGCGCTCGCTGACATGGGTGCTCCTTATGTTATCGATGTGAATCGCGATGTTCAGTTGCTCCAGCAATACACTGATCGTGAACACACATTAATCGTCGGTGCCGCTCGCTTGGCCGCTCACCCCTATCGCTTTGATATTTATCATTTCGTCAACGGAAATTACACGCTTATTGAGCAAGACCAGGTCAACCCAAAAATTCCTGCTGTATTCAAGCCGCTGGGATGCCCGCTGCCCAAACCCAGTTATGTAGCGTCAGACGCGGATTTCGTAGACTACATTACTGAATTAATGGGCGGCTTTGCCATTCCAACCTGGCTCAAAGATTATCGTCAGGAAAAGCAGTATTTATTTTTGGGAATGCGCTTCACCCGTGACACCGAACGTATGGTCATGAGCGATTTAATCTACGGCGCAAATAAAGAACTAAGCGGTTGGGCGCTTATTAAAGATCCAACCGATAAAGAAAGAAAATTTTTGGACAAGAAAAATATTCAGCTTATAGAGCAGGACTGGGTATCACTTTTGGAAATCGCCGCGGAAAACGCTGCTTAAACACACTTTAAGTCTACGACTAGACATGGGGAAATTTTATGATATTGGAAACTTACGCACAAAACGCCCTGCTCTGCAATGTGAGCGTTAACGGTGAAACATCATCCAGTGGCCTATACGCTTTTCGCGGCGATATGGTTGTTGAAGAAGGTGAAATTGCTGACGCTCAGGGCCGACGCCACCCTCCAAAGTCCGTTGTCAAGCAAGCAGTTGTGCTTTGCAACGCAGAAAAAATTACAGCTGTTGCGGGTGCAGTAGACGACCTCGGCTACTTGCCGGGATTTATCGCCAAATATAATGCCGACTTCGCTGATGGCATAATCATGCTGTTTTACGTTGCCAACGTTAACCGTCCGATGACGGTAGCGATTGAGGGTTACCAGACTGTAATCATCCCACATGACGATGGCGCTGTCTGGACCATGCTGAT comes from Teredinibacter turnerae and encodes:
- the nifD gene encoding nitrogenase molybdenum-iron protein alpha chain, which translates into the protein MSEMSRDEVEALISEVLEVYPEKAKKNREKHLSPNDTSLEQSKKCITSNKKSLPGLMTIRGCAYAGSKGVVWGPVKDMIHISHGPVGCGQYSRAGRRNYYIGTTGINAFVTMNFTSDFQEKDIVFGGDKKLAKLIDEIETLFPLNKGITIQSECPIGLIGDDIEAVAKSKQKEHGKTVVPVRCEGFRGVSQSLGHHIANDSVRDWVLGARDEDNSFEQTDYDVAIIGDYNIGGDAWSSRILLEEMGLRVVAQWSGDGTLSEMELTPKVKLNLVHCYRSMNYISRHMEEKYGIPWMEYNFFGPTKTAESLRKIAAQFDESIQAKCEEVLAKYQPEWQSVIDKFRPRLEGKRVMLYVGGLRPRHVIGAYEDLGMEVVGTGYEFGHNDDYDRTLQEMGNATLLYDDVTGYEFEEFVKKVKPDLIGSGIKEKYIFQKMGIPFRQMHSWDYSGPYHGFDGFAIFARDMDMTLNNPCWHKLAAPWKKSDTTTEEMAATA
- the nifH gene encoding nitrogenase iron protein, whose amino-acid sequence is MAMRQCAIYGKGGIGKSTTTQNLVAALAEAGKKVMIVGCDPKADSTRLILHAKAQNTIMEMAAEAGTVEDLELEDVLKVGYGDVKCVESGGPEPGVGCAGRGVITAINFLEEEGAYEDDLDFVFYDVLGDVVCGGFAMPIRENKAQEIYIVVSGEMMAMYAANNISKGIVKYANSGGVRLAGLICNSRNTDREDELIIALAERLGTQMIHFIPRDNVVQRAEIRRMTCIEYDPAAKQSDEYRELAQKIISNEKLVIPTPVTMDELEELLMDFGILEEEDESVIGKTAAELDA
- a CDS encoding SIR2 family protein gives rise to the protein MTSDLNQLIEGIRTGSIVPYLGPGTLSGVTNKLDGAAIPADSESLILAMTNGQPMSPRLMYEFPRAAMHLENKKGRSFIENFLTKVYGETQWSTSELHVALADMGAPYVIDVNRDVQLLQQYTDREHTLIVGAARLAAHPYRFDIYHFVNGNYTLIEQDQVNPKIPAVFKPLGCPLPKPSYVASDADFVDYITELMGGFAIPTWLKDYRQEKQYLFLGMRFTRDTERMVMSDLIYGANKELSGWALIKDPTDKERKFLDKKNIQLIEQDWVSLLEIAAENAA